TCAGGGTGTTCTGGAACTGCTGCCCGGTCAGCACCTCACGATGCCGACGCGAGAACTCCTCGGCCTCGTCCCCGACGACGACGCCGACGTGCTCCAGTCCCATCTTGTAGACGCGCTGGTGGACGGGCGGGATGAGCTCGATGAGCGGGATCACCCGCCCGTCGAGCACCTCGAGCGGTTCGGCGAGCAGCAGCATCGAGATCGGCCGCCCGTTCCAGACACCCTCGACGTTCGCCTCGGAGCGGCGTTCCAGGAGCGTGCGGACGTGCACGTACTGGTCCCACTCCGGCACCCGGAACGCGAGGTGGCTGAACTCGTACGGGGTGATGTCGATGCCACGCGCCCGGAGCCGGTCGCGCTGCACGGCGACGAACGCTCGGTAGTCTCCGATGACGTCCTGAACAGGATCGGCCATGACCATCCTCCCGACTCGGGTACCGGCCGCCGGTGCCCGCCGCCGATCGCAGCGTCGTCGCGCGTGCGTGTCCGGGACGGCCTGCCCCCGGTCTACCGCTCCCGTCGCTCCCTCACAAGCCCGGATGCTGTGCCCTGCGCGGCGACATCCGGGCAGTCCACACCCCGATGGCACGACTGCCGGCGCTCACTAGGCTGAGCGCGAAGCGAACGAACTGCGCACAGGAGGCGACGATGCCCGATTCCCCCGCCGAGACGACCGACACGACCGCGGGCGGCGCATCGAACGCGAAGCCCGACGGCCGCGGCCCGGTCACCCCGGCATGGGAGGCGCCCGCGGGTGCGAGCACCCCCATGACGTGGGCGCCCGACGGCCACGAGCCCGTCTCGCTCACCGCGACCGCGGACTGGACCGTGCTGCGCCGGGAGGAGTCGCCGGCCGCCGAGGTCTTCGCCGTCTCCTACCTCGCCACCGACGCGGCCCCCGATCGCCCGGTGACGTTCGTGTTCAACGGCGGACCGGGCGCCTCGTCCGCGTACCTGCACGTCGGGGCCATCGGCCCCCGCCGTGTCGTCCTGCCCGACGACGGCTCGACGTCGCGGATGCCGGTGCGGTTGGTCGACAACGACGCCTCGTGGATCGCCGAGACCGACCTGGTGTTCATCGACCCGGTCGGCACCGGGTTCTCGCGCCCCATCCCGCCGGAGCAGGACTCGGATGCGCCGGGCTACTGGAGCTACGAGCGAGACCTCGCGGCGATGCGCGAGTTCATCAGCCGCTGGCTGTCGCGCCATCGCCGGTGGTCGGCCCCGGTCTTCCTCGCGGGTGAGAGCTACGGCGGCTATCGGGTCGGGCGCCTCGCGTGGTCGCTGCCGACCGACGAGGGCGTGGGGCTCGCGGGCGCCGTGCTCATCTCGCCGGCGCTCGAGATCACCCCGCTGACCTTCACCGACTACGCCACCGATCCGTACGTCGACACGGTTCCGACCATGGCGGCGGGTGCCTTCCACCACGGGCGCTGCCGGGCGCCCGAGGCGGCGGACGGAGCGGATGCGGTCGCGGCGGCCGCCGTGCGGTTCGCGACGACCGACTACGCGATGTTCCTGCTGCGCGGGGCCGCAGTGCCGGCCGAGGAGCGGGCCGCCGTGCTCGCGCGACTGGCCGAACTGGTCGGACTCGACCCGGCGGTGGTCGAGCACCTGCACGGCCGCATCGGCATCGACCGCTGGACCCGCGAGCTCCTCCGCGACCGCGGCGAGGTCGCGGGCCTCTACGACGTCACCCAGACCGTCGTCGATCCCTTCACCGACCGCGTGTCGTTCGAAGGCGGCGAGCACACCCTGGCGGGCTCGACGGCGGCGTTCACCATGGCGATCAACCACCTGCTGCGCGCCGAGATCGGCGTGGAGACCGACCGGCAGTACGCACTGCTCAGCGAGGAGGTGAACACGAAGTGGGCCACCGACGACGGCCACCACGCACTCGCCACCCCTCCGGGGTCGGTCGACGACCTCCGCCGGGGCCTCACCCTCAACCCGCATCTGCGTGCGCTCATCGTGCACGGTCGCCACGACCTGGTGACTCCGCTCGACAGCTCGCGCCGGATCATCGACCTCATGCGCCTCGCGCCCGCCACCGGCGATCGCGTGCGCCTTCGTGCCTACGACGGCGGGCACATGTTCTACACGCTCGGCGACAGCCGGGCGGCCTTCACCGCCGACGTGCGCGAGTTCTTCGCGGCGTGCCTGCCCGAGGGCGCCTCGTGATCGCAGGGAACGGACTGAGCTGACACCGGATGCCACCCGGCGCGGGCGGCTCGGGGATCTGACCGTTGACAGTTCGACGTGTGCGGCCTATCGTACAACCAAATGGTTGTACGAAATGAACTGACGGATGCTGAGACCGACCGTGTCTTCCACGCGCTCGCCGCGGCCACGCGGCGTGACATCCTGCGCCGCACCGCGGTGCGGGAGCAGTCGGTGTCCGAGCTCGCGGCCGACTACGACATGTCGTTCGCGGCCGTGCAGAAGCACGTCGCCGTGCTCGAGGAGGCACGGCTCGTCATCAAGCGCGCCGAGGGGCGGGAGCGGCTCGTGCGTGCCGACCCGACCGTGATCGCGCGCGTCCGAGCGCTGCTCGCCCAGTACGAGGACCTCTGGCGCGGACGCATCGACCGGCTCGACGCGCTGCTCGCGGAGCATCCGTCACGCGATTCCACCGAAAGGCGCTGACATGCCCACCATCGACATCACCTCCGACCCCGAAGCCCTCACAATGACCGTCGTCGCCGAGTTCGACGCGCCGGTCGAGCGGCTCTGGGCGATCTACACCGATCCGCGCCAGCTCGAGCGGTTCTGGGGCCCGCCCGGGTGGCCGGCGACCTTCTCCGCGTACGACCTCACCGTCGGCGGCCACGCGCATTACGCCATGAATGGCCCGCGCGGCGAGCTGTCGCGCGGCACGTGGGAGTTCCTCGCCATCGAGGAGCCGCACCGCCTCGAGGTGCTCGACGCGTTCGCCGACGAGTCCGGCGCGCCGATCGACGGCATGCCCGCGATGCGCATGGTCCTCACGTTCGAGCAGGCAGGCGCCGGCACGCGCATGCGCACGGTGAGCCACTTCACGTCGGTCGAGGCGCTCGAGCAGGTCATCGAGATGGGCGTGGTCGAGGGCACGCGCCTGGCGATGGGCCAGATCGAGCGCGTGCTGCACGACCTTCGCGAGTACTCCCAGGGGAAGGGCACGCAGACCGAGGTGCTCACCGACCAGCACGTGCGCATCACGCGCCTCGTCGACGGACCGCGCGATCTCGTGTGGCGTGCGCACACCGAGCCCGAGCTCATGCGGCAGTGGCTGCTCGGGCCCGACGGCTGGGCGATGACCGAGTGCGAGATGCCCGCCTCCGCGCCCGGGCCATACCGCTACGCGTGGGCGCCCGTCGCGGGCGGCGAGGGCGAACCGTTCGGCTTCGACGGCGAGGTGACGCTCCTGCAGGCGCCGCGCCGCATGGTCTCGACCGAGCACATGACCGGCACCGACTACCCGCCGACGCTCAACGACCTGCAGCTCTACGAGGAGGACGGCGCGACGCTCATCAGCCTGCTCATCGAGTACCCCGACGCCGCGACGCGCGACATGGTGCTCGCGACCGGCATGCCCGAGGGCATGGAGACGAGCTACGCCCGGCTCGAGCGCGAGCTGCTCGCGGTGTAGGCGAGCGGATGCCCCTGAGCCATCGCGCGTGACGGCGGGGCGCAGTACGGTGGGGCCCGCGGCCGGCGATGTGCCGGGTGCGGGCCCTCACCATGTGCGAAGGGGTACTCATGGGCGAACCGACCGAACCGCAGACCATCTCCGGTGCCGAGTTCCGCCGGGCGCCGGGGGTTGCCGACTGGCGGATGACCGCGTCCGGCGGGCCGCAGGCGGTGTTCACCGCTTCCTCGCTCGCCGAGGCGGCGCGACTCGTCGAACCGGTAGTCGCTGCGGCGGCGCAGCACGGGATACTGCCCGACCTCGATGTGCGGCCCGAGGGCGTCGTCGTGGGCATCCCCGACCGCGATTTCGCGGGCCTCCCCGCGTCTGCTGCGTTGTTCGCGGCCGATGTCTCGCGCGCGGCCGCCGAGCTGGGGCTCACCGCGGATCCAGCGCTCGTGCAGTCCGTGGGCATCTACGTCGCGCAGCACTCGCAGGTCGACGCGCGCCCGTTCTTCCTGGCCGCGCTCGGCTACGAGCCGCTGGGCGACACCGACGCCGTCGACCCCCTGCGTCGCAGCCCGCAACTTGCGTTCAACCCCATCAACGGCGACGCCGCGTCACGAGGCCGCACGCACTTCGACGTCTACGTGCCCGCCGACCAAGCCCAGGCGCGGGTCGACGCGGCTCTCGCGGCCGGGGGTCGGCTCGCCGACGGCTCCAACCCACCGTTCTGGTGGTCGCTCGCCTCCCCCGACAACCACGGCGTCGACATCGCGCCGTGGGCGGATGCCACGGACTGAGCTCGTGACGGGATTGATAGCGTCGCCGTATGGGGCGCCACCTCGTTATTGCTCCAGCCATAGGGCTGACGCTGCTGCTCGCGTCGTGTGCCGGCGGCCAACAGGTCGCGGAGAGCGCGGCACCGGCGGACTCGCCGATCGCCGAGTCGGTGTGCGGACCCGTCGACGCCGGCCAGCAGTTCCCCGACGTCATCGAGGCTGAACTCGAGCCGAGCGGCGACGACTTCTCGATCTCGGTCACGATGTGCTCGCCGTACGACACTCGGCAGCGGTACGCCGACGGATGGCGCGTGCTGACACCCGACGGCGAGGCGCTCGCCGAGCACGAACTCACCCACGACCACGCGACCGAGCAGCCCTTCACCCGCACCCGTGGGCCGTTCCCGATCCCCGACGACGTCGACGAGGTCGTCGTCGAAGGCCGCGACCAGGCGAACGGCTACGGCGGCGAGACCGTCACGGTCGACGTGCCGCGCTGACTCGCTTCGCCCACTCGATGCACCTCGACGAGTGCTCGCCCGGATTCAGTCGACGAAGTCGGTCACGCGACCTCAAGCGGCCTGATCGAAGCGATCTGCGCCCCCGCGAGATCCTCCGCACGGTCGAGCTCGTAGTGACTCTGCAAGTTGATCCAGAACTCCGCCGACGTGCCGAAGTACTTCGCAAGCCGAAGTGCGGTGTCGGCTGTGATCCCACGCTTGCCGTGCACGATCTCGTTGATGCGGCGCGGCGGTACACCGATGGCGACGGCGAGCCTGTTCTGCGTGATGTCGAAGCCCTTGATGAAGTCCTCCATGAGGACCTCACCCGGATGAATCGGGGGAATCTTGTCAGTGATAGTCAACGATCTCCACCTCCTCTGGCCCGGCGTCGGTCCACACGAAGCAGATCCGCCACTGGTCGTTGATTCTGATGCTGTGCTGTCCGGCACGATCGCCCTTCAGCGCCTCGAGCCGATTTCCTGGCGGGAGTCGGAGGTCATCCAGAACCTGCGCGGAACCCACCTGACGCAACTTCCGAAGCGCTGTCGAGTGGATCCGAGGATCAATCGACGGCACACGGTCACGACCCCACAGACGTTCGGTGTCCTTGCTCCCGAACGACCTGATCACACGGGCATTGTATAACGTGATGCGTCAATAACGCTACGCGTTATAGTGAGCGATCGGCCCCTCGCGTCGAGCCGGCTCACACCCGGTGATCGCGTGCGCGAGGATGGGTCGATGATTCAGGTGGTGTTGATGTGCGGCCCGGCGGGTTCGGGCAAGTCGGCGCACGCGCGTCGCCTCGCCGCACGTGGCTTCGCGCTGCTGTCGTTCGACGCGCTGGCGTGGGAGCTCGGGCACCAGGAGCATCCGCTGCCGGATGCAGCCCGTGACGAAGTCCACACTGCGCTCCGGCACGTCCTGACCGAGCATGTCAGCCGCGGAGCATCCGTCGTCGTCGACTCGTCGTTCTGGTCGCGCGCGTCCCGCGACTCGTACCGCCAGTTCCTGGCGGGTCTGGGGGTCGAGCCCGTCGTCCACTACGTGACGGCGCCCAGTGATGTGATCCTCGACCGCCTTGCGCGCCGCAGCAACAGCGGGCCCGACGACATCGCCGTGCCCGAGCATCAGGCACTGACCTACATGGCCGCCTTCCAGGTCCCCACGGACGCCGAGGGCCCGATGCTGCGAGTCGACGGAGCCTGAGCAGCAGCAACTCGCCGATGACGTCGGGCTCACATGCGACTGACGTGACACGCCCCGGGCATGGCGGCCCAGCGCTGGCGAACGACGTGGTGGCCAGCGAGCGGCTCCGGGCGCGAAGACTCGTGATCAGCGCACGCGCACACCCGTAAGCAGCGCGTCGAGGAATCGGTCGACCACCCCCGCATCGCTCGGATCTGCGGTCAGACCGAGCCGTGCTGCATACGCCACGCCGCACATGAGCGGGAAGAGATCGGAGCCCTGCAGGCTGTCGGCAAGGAGGCCCGCCGCCTTGGCGCGAGCGACCAGCCGCATCGCCAGCATGTTGAGCGACGCGATCAGCTCGACGGTGCGCGCATCCGCATGCGAGGGCGCGGCCAGCACCGCCGCCAGCGCTGGATCGCCGAGCTGCGTCTGGAGTCCGAGCCGAAGGAATCCCTCGAGCGACTGCCACGCGTCGTCCGACGCGAGCGCCGAACGTCCCGCCGCCTCGAGCTCCTCCATCACCGGGCGTGCCAGATGCTCGAGCAGCAGCTCCGGCGTCGGGAAGTGCCGGTAGACGGTCGCGACGCCGACGCCCGCGTCGCGCGCGATGTCGTTGAGCTGGAGCGGACGACCGTCGGAGAGGTAGGTCCGGCCGACCTCCGCGATCCGGGCACGGTTCAGCGCGGCATCCCTCCTCAGCGTCGACGATGCGTTCATGATCGCCAGCTTATTGGATACTTCATCCGTTTACGTGCTACCGTCCCAACGGATACATGATCCGTTTATCGCACGATGGGAGCCAGGACATGAGAACGCACAAGATCGAGGCAGGCGGCCGGCGCAGGACCTACCACCACGTCGCTCCATCGTCGCCGCGTGCCGATGCGCCGCTCATCGTCGCGCTCCATGGCACCGGCCAGCAGGGCCCGACCATGCGCAGGTTCAGCGGACGCACGCTCGACCTCCTCGCTGAGAACCTCGGAGCAGACCTCGTGTACCTCGATGGGCACCGACGCTCGTGGAACGACTCCCCCACCCGCAGGTCGAACGGCGCGGGCAGGGCGGGCGTCGACGACGTGTCGTACATCGCCGCAGTCGTCGAGCGCTTCGATCGCCCCGCCCTCGTCGTCGGCTTCTCGAACGGCGGCTGGATGGCGCAGCGGTTCGCACGCGAGCACGGCGCACTGGTGTCCGGCCTCGTCGTCATCGCCGCGGGGATGCAGGTCGACGAGACCGTCGTCCCCGGTGCACGGGAGCCCGGGGCCCTCCGCACCCTCATCCTCCACGGAGACGCCGACCCGATCGTCCCGGTCGACGGGGGCGAGGCGCGGCTGCTCGGCACGAGCCACGGCATCGTCCGGTCAGCACGTGAGACCGCCGAGGCGCTCGCGGGAGGCGGCGAGCCGGTGGAGACCGTGAGCGACAGCGTCGCCCGGTACGACTGGGGCGACGTACGACTGGTGATCCAGAGCGGCGCCGGTCACGTCATCCCCAACCGGACGCACGCGCCGATGCGATTCCCGATCGGCCGCTCGCAGCGCACCGTGGACACCGGGGAGGAGATCTTGAGCCACTTCCGCGTCGGCGCCCAGATCTCCGGGCACACCACTCTGCGGTGAGGTGTGTAGCCGAGCGATAGCTGCTCGTCCCTCTGGTGACGAGCCGGAACCTAAGGCACTCGACCCGGAGCGACAACATCGAGCCCTGCGGACCGCGCTGCCTCGCCGAGCCGGTGGTCGTACGTCAGGACGGCATCGACGTCCAGCCGCATCGCCGCTTCGAGATGCAGGGCGTCGAGCGTACGCAGGTACGGCATCGGCAGCAGCCCTGCCGAGCGGTACGCGACCCGGTCGAGTGCCGCGAGGGATACACCATCGAGGATCGCGCTGACCTTCGACTGATCCCGCCCCTCGCGCACAGCCATCCGACGCAGCTCTGTCTCGAGCAGATCGCTCGAGACGAGCCTGACATCCGCCTGGTCGAGCCACTCGACGAGGGCCTCCGTCTCGGACTGGGCCACCAGGAGCGCGCCGAGCGCCGACGTGTCGACGTAGACGAGCGGGGCGTCGCTCACACGCGATCCTCTCGCATCTCGTCGAGGATCTGAGCCATCGGCCGGTCGCTCTCGACCCGCTGGGGCTTCAACGACGCCCACCCACCGACCCGCTTGGCAGGCCGGACGATCGGCAACGTGGGCGACGGGGCATCGAGCGGAACGATACGACCGACGGGTACTCCGCGGTTGGTCAGCACGAAGGACTGCCCCTCGCCGACAGCGCGAAGGACGCGTCCGGACTCATTGCGCAACTCGCGCTGCGACAGACGCTTACCCTGAGGCATGCTCGCACTCATAGAGCGATCGTAGCACGCGCGCTACGCACGGTGGAGCCCAAGGCTTCCAGCGACCAATGAGACCTAGGCTGAACCCGAGCGGTTGACTCGTCCGTGCGCGGCCCTCGTCCAGCCTTCGCTCGCCAACCACGCGGCAAGCCAATCGA
This is a stretch of genomic DNA from Agromyces sp. SYSU T00194. It encodes these proteins:
- a CDS encoding VOC family protein codes for the protein MADPVQDVIGDYRAFVAVQRDRLRARGIDITPYEFSHLAFRVPEWDQYVHVRTLLERRSEANVEGVWNGRPISMLLLAEPLEVLDGRVIPLIELIPPVHQRVYKMGLEHVGVVVGDEAEEFSRRHREVLTGQQFQNTLNEPYYVLFEDFTHVKFHQRPLREVIELQGAVFDGIHHVEGWVPQRLVTATGPNPLPTPPVVSP
- a CDS encoding S10 family peptidase, whose protein sequence is MPDSPAETTDTTAGGASNAKPDGRGPVTPAWEAPAGASTPMTWAPDGHEPVSLTATADWTVLRREESPAAEVFAVSYLATDAAPDRPVTFVFNGGPGASSAYLHVGAIGPRRVVLPDDGSTSRMPVRLVDNDASWIAETDLVFIDPVGTGFSRPIPPEQDSDAPGYWSYERDLAAMREFISRWLSRHRRWSAPVFLAGESYGGYRVGRLAWSLPTDEGVGLAGAVLISPALEITPLTFTDYATDPYVDTVPTMAAGAFHHGRCRAPEAADGADAVAAAAVRFATTDYAMFLLRGAAVPAEERAAVLARLAELVGLDPAVVEHLHGRIGIDRWTRELLRDRGEVAGLYDVTQTVVDPFTDRVSFEGGEHTLAGSTAAFTMAINHLLRAEIGVETDRQYALLSEEVNTKWATDDGHHALATPPGSVDDLRRGLTLNPHLRALIVHGRHDLVTPLDSSRRIIDLMRLAPATGDRVRLRAYDGGHMFYTLGDSRAAFTADVREFFAACLPEGAS
- a CDS encoding ArsR/SmtB family transcription factor encodes the protein MVVRNELTDAETDRVFHALAAATRRDILRRTAVREQSVSELAADYDMSFAAVQKHVAVLEEARLVIKRAEGRERLVRADPTVIARVRALLAQYEDLWRGRIDRLDALLAEHPSRDSTERR
- a CDS encoding SRPBCC family protein, whose protein sequence is MPTIDITSDPEALTMTVVAEFDAPVERLWAIYTDPRQLERFWGPPGWPATFSAYDLTVGGHAHYAMNGPRGELSRGTWEFLAIEEPHRLEVLDAFADESGAPIDGMPAMRMVLTFEQAGAGTRMRTVSHFTSVEALEQVIEMGVVEGTRLAMGQIERVLHDLREYSQGKGTQTEVLTDQHVRITRLVDGPRDLVWRAHTEPELMRQWLLGPDGWAMTECEMPASAPGPYRYAWAPVAGGEGEPFGFDGEVTLLQAPRRMVSTEHMTGTDYPPTLNDLQLYEEDGATLISLLIEYPDAATRDMVLATGMPEGMETSYARLERELLAV
- a CDS encoding VOC family protein — encoded protein: MGEPTEPQTISGAEFRRAPGVADWRMTASGGPQAVFTASSLAEAARLVEPVVAAAAQHGILPDLDVRPEGVVVGIPDRDFAGLPASAALFAADVSRAAAELGLTADPALVQSVGIYVAQHSQVDARPFFLAALGYEPLGDTDAVDPLRRSPQLAFNPINGDAASRGRTHFDVYVPADQAQARVDAALAAGGRLADGSNPPFWWSLASPDNHGVDIAPWADATD
- a CDS encoding HigA family addiction module antitoxin encodes the protein MTITDKIPPIHPGEVLMEDFIKGFDITQNRLAVAIGVPPRRINEIVHGKRGITADTALRLAKYFGTSAEFWINLQSHYELDRAEDLAGAQIASIRPLEVA
- a CDS encoding type II toxin-antitoxin system RelE/ParE family toxin yields the protein MIRSFGSKDTERLWGRDRVPSIDPRIHSTALRKLRQVGSAQVLDDLRLPPGNRLEALKGDRAGQHSIRINDQWRICFVWTDAGPEEVEIVDYH
- a CDS encoding AAA family ATPase yields the protein MIQVVLMCGPAGSGKSAHARRLAARGFALLSFDALAWELGHQEHPLPDAARDEVHTALRHVLTEHVSRGASVVVDSSFWSRASRDSYRQFLAGLGVEPVVHYVTAPSDVILDRLARRSNSGPDDIAVPEHQALTYMAAFQVPTDAEGPMLRVDGA
- a CDS encoding TetR/AcrR family transcriptional regulator, encoding MNASSTLRRDAALNRARIAEVGRTYLSDGRPLQLNDIARDAGVGVATVYRHFPTPELLLEHLARPVMEELEAAGRSALASDDAWQSLEGFLRLGLQTQLGDPALAAVLAAPSHADARTVELIASLNMLAMRLVARAKAAGLLADSLQGSDLFPLMCGVAYAARLGLTADPSDAGVVDRFLDALLTGVRVR
- a CDS encoding alpha/beta hydrolase family esterase, whose product is MRTHKIEAGGRRRTYHHVAPSSPRADAPLIVALHGTGQQGPTMRRFSGRTLDLLAENLGADLVYLDGHRRSWNDSPTRRSNGAGRAGVDDVSYIAAVVERFDRPALVVGFSNGGWMAQRFAREHGALVSGLVVIAAGMQVDETVVPGAREPGALRTLILHGDADPIVPVDGGEARLLGTSHGIVRSARETAEALAGGGEPVETVSDSVARYDWGDVRLVIQSGAGHVIPNRTHAPMRFPIGRSQRTVDTGEEILSHFRVGAQISGHTTLR
- a CDS encoding type II toxin-antitoxin system VapC family toxin codes for the protein MSDAPLVYVDTSALGALLVAQSETEALVEWLDQADVRLVSSDLLETELRRMAVREGRDQSKVSAILDGVSLAALDRVAYRSAGLLPMPYLRTLDALHLEAAMRLDVDAVLTYDHRLGEAARSAGLDVVAPGRVP
- a CDS encoding type II toxin-antitoxin system Phd/YefM family antitoxin, producing the protein MSASMPQGKRLSQRELRNESGRVLRAVGEGQSFVLTNRGVPVGRIVPLDAPSPTLPIVRPAKRVGGWASLKPQRVESDRPMAQILDEMREDRV